In one Pirellulales bacterium genomic region, the following are encoded:
- a CDS encoding helix-turn-helix transcriptional regulator, with protein MPKSTYRRRNFSEQLRRAINGCGLTRYQLAKRTGISEATLSRFMSGQRGLTLKAVDKLADLLEWKLESKGRRRPPGFMDAPRATVRAKRGTTAMPVKEPLPARPRPKAAAASRR; from the coding sequence ATGCCCAAAAGCACATACCGCAGGCGAAATTTCAGCGAGCAGTTGCGCCGTGCAATTAATGGTTGCGGCCTGACTCGCTATCAACTCGCCAAGCGCACGGGGATTAGCGAGGCCACGTTGTCACGCTTTATGTCGGGGCAGCGTGGCCTGACGCTGAAGGCGGTAGACAAGCTGGCCGACCTGTTGGAATGGAAGCTGGAAAGCAAGGGGCGCCGCCGCCCACCAGGTTTCATGGATGCGCCGCGAGCCACGGTGCGCGCGAAGCGCGGCACCACGGCGATGCCGGTGAAAGAACCCCTTCCGGCACGGCCCCGCCCCAAAGCCGCGGCTGCTTCGCGCCGGTAA
- a CDS encoding PVC-type heme-binding CxxCH protein gives MRVVLLALLISIVVVLNGTALAEPTGAPTPVAGGGTAQKPAPIDGPLSPPQALQSFAVAGQLRVELVASEPLVDSPVAIAFDEQGFLYVAENRGYPNGPPAGEPPLGRIARLADTDGDGRFDQRTDFATDLTFPNGVMPWRDGVIVTCAPEILFLRDTDGDGRADQRHVWFTGFSTAGSTQLRVSHPTLGVDNWIYVTSGLTGGNITCPAHPVRPLIKFGRSDFRFRPDLSEYESCDGGGQYGLCFDDAGRRFICYNRVPVQHVVLPSRYLRRNLHLAFSETVENCPTDLTPEPLAGHGQGARLFPISANVTTADSHAGTFTAACGVFVWRDGSLPALYAGGAFSCDPTGNLVHFDKLTPRGATFTAQPALAGREFLASTDNWFRPVFLTSGPDEALYICDMYRKTIEHPDYLPAEIRKRTDFDSGRGMGRIWRVVDAGLTRRDLSEKQRLVLRLVKGGASAVDLLKADGAWARDLGQRLLLAEDPTRQTMLLPVLTDEKLSDAGLIRVLRLLEARHKLDDATITHALADKSPAVREQALQLAEGRFVGSHALVDAIRPLAEDADPRVRFQWALTLGAAGDATMIPALAHLAVRDAEDRWLRAAVFSSIAGRERAFLHELLAEQSGDGQDIEQLCGELGRLLGASQPVEAWSAVLAQILDSKRTTTERAAIITGMADALRSRTASRGSSSVLTSVLSDDDTTSKRLREQLTALVDDAVVVATDTTSDSASRKTAIALLGHWDFPKVGDTLLALVDPAQPVEMQAAAVHALGGMQHEPISAALLSADRFAVYSPAVREEVLATMFSNKSHLPGLLQAIEAGAVPAGAVDSLRRKQLTEHSDPIIRERAAKMFGLNTATDRGRVYDDCKAALSLTPDVGNGRVVFKKHCANCHRLDREGFAVGPDLFGIRNQPKETILLHIVVPEHEITQGFAAYTVETKDGRTLTGLLASETPVSITLRQPLGKEETVLRSDIEILLASKLSLMPQEFEKAMNRQELADLLAYLKGESGPSTVGGIAGPQ, from the coding sequence ATGCGCGTCGTCCTGCTAGCGCTCCTGATTTCGATCGTTGTCGTGTTGAACGGAACGGCGCTCGCTGAGCCGACCGGCGCCCCGACACCCGTAGCTGGCGGCGGAACGGCCCAAAAGCCGGCGCCGATCGACGGACCGTTATCTCCCCCGCAGGCGCTACAGTCGTTTGCAGTTGCCGGGCAGTTGCGCGTCGAACTGGTGGCGTCCGAGCCTCTGGTCGATAGCCCTGTGGCAATCGCCTTCGATGAGCAGGGCTTTCTTTACGTCGCCGAGAATCGCGGATATCCGAACGGGCCCCCGGCGGGCGAGCCACCGCTGGGGCGCATTGCCCGGCTCGCGGATACCGACGGTGATGGGCGATTCGATCAGCGTACCGATTTTGCTACCGACCTGACGTTCCCCAATGGCGTTATGCCGTGGCGCGACGGAGTGATCGTCACCTGCGCTCCCGAGATTCTGTTTTTAAGAGATACCGATGGCGATGGCCGCGCGGACCAGCGTCACGTCTGGTTCACCGGATTCTCGACCGCCGGAAGCACGCAGCTGCGCGTCAGCCATCCCACGCTCGGCGTCGACAATTGGATCTATGTGACCAGCGGACTCACCGGCGGCAACATTACCTGCCCCGCTCATCCTGTGCGACCACTGATCAAGTTTGGTCGCAGCGACTTTCGCTTTCGACCCGACCTGAGCGAGTACGAATCGTGCGATGGTGGCGGGCAGTACGGCCTGTGCTTTGACGACGCCGGCCGGCGATTCATTTGTTACAACCGCGTGCCGGTACAGCATGTGGTGCTGCCTTCACGCTACTTGCGCCGCAATCTGCATCTGGCGTTTTCGGAAACAGTGGAGAATTGCCCGACCGATCTCACGCCCGAGCCACTAGCCGGACATGGCCAGGGCGCCCGGCTATTTCCAATTAGCGCGAACGTGACCACCGCCGATTCTCATGCGGGCACGTTCACCGCCGCGTGCGGGGTCTTCGTATGGCGCGATGGCAGCCTGCCTGCGTTGTACGCCGGCGGCGCGTTCAGTTGCGATCCGACCGGTAACCTGGTGCATTTCGACAAGTTGACGCCGCGCGGCGCCACGTTCACGGCGCAGCCTGCACTCGCGGGTCGCGAGTTTCTGGCGAGCACCGACAATTGGTTCCGACCCGTGTTTCTGACATCCGGCCCGGACGAGGCGCTGTACATCTGCGACATGTATCGCAAGACGATCGAGCATCCCGACTACCTGCCGGCCGAAATCCGCAAACGGACCGACTTCGACAGTGGCCGCGGCATGGGACGTATTTGGCGCGTGGTCGATGCCGGGCTGACGCGACGCGATTTGAGTGAAAAACAACGATTAGTGCTGCGTTTGGTAAAAGGCGGGGCCTCGGCTGTTGACTTGCTGAAGGCCGACGGTGCGTGGGCACGTGATCTAGGGCAGCGATTGCTGCTCGCCGAGGATCCGACGCGGCAGACAATGCTTTTGCCAGTGTTGACCGACGAAAAGCTCTCGGACGCTGGATTGATTCGCGTGCTGAGGTTGCTCGAAGCTCGCCACAAGCTTGACGACGCAACGATCACTCACGCGTTAGCCGACAAAAGTCCGGCGGTTCGCGAACAAGCTTTGCAGTTGGCCGAGGGACGTTTTGTCGGTTCCCACGCGCTTGTCGACGCGATTCGGCCGCTTGCAGAAGATGCCGACCCGCGCGTGCGATTTCAGTGGGCGCTGACGCTGGGCGCCGCCGGCGATGCCACGATGATTCCAGCACTCGCGCATCTTGCAGTGCGCGATGCGGAGGACCGCTGGCTGAGGGCGGCCGTGTTTAGTTCGATCGCGGGACGTGAACGGGCCTTCCTCCACGAATTGTTGGCGGAACAGTCAGGGGACGGTCAGGATATCGAGCAGTTATGTGGAGAGTTGGGCCGTTTGCTCGGCGCCAGCCAACCCGTGGAGGCGTGGTCCGCGGTGCTCGCGCAGATTCTAGATTCCAAAAGGACGACGACCGAGCGAGCCGCAATAATTACGGGCATGGCCGACGCGCTCCGCAGTCGAACGGCCAGTCGCGGCTCAAGTTCGGTTCTGACGAGTGTGTTGAGTGACGACGATACCACCAGCAAACGGTTGCGCGAACAACTCACGGCGCTCGTTGACGACGCGGTCGTCGTCGCGACCGATACGACGAGCGACAGCGCGTCACGCAAGACAGCTATTGCGTTATTGGGGCATTGGGATTTTCCCAAAGTCGGTGACACATTGCTCGCGCTTGTTGATCCCGCGCAGCCCGTCGAGATGCAGGCCGCGGCCGTGCATGCGCTAGGGGGAATGCAACACGAGCCGATCAGCGCGGCCTTGCTGTCGGCCGACCGATTCGCCGTTTACTCGCCGGCAGTGCGCGAAGAGGTGCTGGCCACGATGTTCTCGAATAAATCGCATTTGCCCGGGCTGCTCCAGGCCATCGAAGCAGGGGCGGTGCCGGCGGGGGCGGTCGATTCGCTGCGCCGTAAGCAACTGACCGAGCACAGCGATCCGATCATTCGGGAGCGAGCGGCGAAAATGTTCGGGCTTAACACTGCGACCGATCGTGGCCGCGTCTACGACGACTGCAAAGCCGCATTGAGTCTGACGCCGGACGTCGGCAATGGCCGCGTGGTTTTCAAGAAGCATTGCGCGAACTGCCATCGCCTCGATCGCGAAGGTTTTGCCGTCGGCCCTGATCTGTTTGGCATCCGCAATCAGCCGAAGGAAACGATCCTGTTGCACATCGTCGTTCCCGAGCATGAAATCACGCAAGGCTTCGCCGCCTACACGGTCGAAACCAAGGATGGTCGCACGCTGACAGGATTGCTGGCCAGTGAAACGCCTGTCAGCATTACGTTGCGCCAGCCACTGGGTAAGGAAGAGACGGTGCTCCGCAGCGATATCGAGATTCTTTTGGCGAGCAAGCTGTCGCTGATGCCACAGGAATTCGAGAAAGCAATGAACCGTCAGGAACTGGCGGACCTGCTCGCGTATTTGAAGGGGGAGAGCGGACCATCAACGGTGGGCGGTATTGCCGGTCCCCAATAA